The following are encoded together in the Proteiniphilum saccharofermentans genome:
- a CDS encoding C45 family autoproteolytic acyltransferase/hydolase, which translates to MHILLKIAKWLTVGVLTLLIILAAGSYILYSSADMKQPDLSVSDLQELPLSIADSLRSYGDNTLVLNRQGLWELYVKGTPFERGVAIGRISEDLLYYQEKVFVDEIKKIIPSEKYLKFLRYFLVIFNRNLGEQIPEENREEIYGISLSCTDEFDAIGTPYERQLNYHAAHDIGHMMQAYMLVGCSSFGVWGSESAGSTLIIGRNFDFFVGEEFAKNKVVAFYNPDKGYKFASVCWIGMTGVLSGMNEAGLTVTINASQASIPTGSATPVSILARIILQYASTIDEAYKIAEAHETFVAESLLIGSAKDGKAVIIEKSPDEIGMYQSSSERIVCTNHYQSDVFENDSKNMDNIRTTDSDYRLHRMNELLDRAGKVDHQKAAGILRDTLGLQDKLIGLTNEKSINQFIAHHSVIFKPQELKMWVTTSPWQMGEFVMYDLAEIFGKMDSTKITVSSVDAALSIESDAGLFSGTYANVLDYRRIKDEIGSAMRKGETVDPQVLEIFLQTNAEYYYTYELLGDYYFSQDKPTEALRYWQTALTKEIPRLGDKENIEKKIRKNNRK; encoded by the coding sequence ATGCATATCCTGCTAAAAATAGCAAAATGGCTGACTGTAGGGGTTTTAACTTTATTAATAATCCTTGCGGCAGGTTCGTATATTCTTTATTCATCTGCCGATATGAAGCAACCCGATCTGAGTGTGTCGGATCTGCAGGAACTGCCGCTATCCATCGCGGACAGCCTCCGTTCATACGGAGACAACACCCTTGTCCTGAACCGGCAGGGACTCTGGGAATTGTATGTGAAAGGTACTCCTTTTGAGAGGGGAGTCGCCATTGGACGCATTTCGGAAGACCTGCTTTATTATCAGGAGAAAGTATTTGTAGATGAAATTAAAAAAATCATTCCCTCAGAAAAATACCTGAAATTTCTGCGTTATTTTCTGGTAATCTTTAACCGTAATTTGGGTGAACAGATTCCTGAGGAAAACCGGGAAGAGATTTATGGTATTTCACTTTCGTGTACAGACGAGTTCGATGCCATCGGGACACCCTATGAGCGTCAGCTCAACTACCATGCGGCCCATGACATCGGCCATATGATGCAGGCATATATGCTGGTGGGTTGTAGCTCGTTTGGCGTTTGGGGAAGTGAAAGTGCCGGCTCAACATTGATTATCGGTCGTAATTTCGACTTTTTCGTGGGTGAAGAGTTTGCCAAAAACAAAGTAGTGGCCTTTTATAATCCCGATAAAGGTTATAAATTTGCTTCAGTCTGTTGGATTGGTATGACAGGCGTGCTTTCGGGAATGAACGAAGCGGGGCTTACCGTTACTATTAACGCATCGCAAGCATCCATACCCACTGGTTCTGCAACACCTGTTTCAATCCTGGCCCGTATTATTCTACAGTATGCCTCCACTATTGATGAGGCTTATAAAATAGCCGAAGCGCACGAGACATTTGTGGCCGAAAGCCTGCTTATCGGCTCAGCAAAGGATGGAAAAGCTGTGATTATCGAGAAGTCTCCCGATGAAATAGGAATGTACCAATCATCGTCCGAACGGATTGTATGTACCAATCACTATCAATCCGACGTATTTGAGAATGATTCAAAAAATATGGATAATATCCGCACAACAGATAGTGATTACCGCTTGCACCGGATGAATGAATTACTCGATCGCGCAGGAAAAGTCGACCATCAAAAAGCCGCCGGAATCCTGCGTGATACGTTGGGCTTGCAAGACAAACTTATCGGACTTACTAACGAGAAATCGATCAACCAATTCATCGCACATCACTCAGTGATTTTCAAACCGCAGGAACTGAAAATGTGGGTCACTACCTCACCATGGCAAATGGGAGAATTTGTGATGTATGACTTGGCTGAAATTTTCGGGAAAATGGACAGTACGAAAATCACCGTATCCAGTGTAGATGCAGCTCTGTCCATAGAATCCGATGCCGGGCTCTTTTCCGGTACTTACGCCAATGTTCTTGATTATCGTCGGATAAAAGATGAAATCGGTAGCGCCATGAGAAAGGGCGAAACTGTGGATCCTCAGGTGCTGGAAATATTCCTGCAAACCAATGCCGAATATTATTATACTTATGAACTATTGGGAGATTATTACTTTTCACAGGATAAACCAACTGAAGCCCTTCGTTATTGGCAAACGGCATTGACAAAGGAAATTCCACGTTTGGGAGATAAGGAGAATATTGAGAAAAAGATCAGAAAAAACAACCGGAAATGA
- the folB gene encoding dihydroneopterin aldolase — MKTSIELKNMYFFAYHGVLEHETIHGNNFSVTLRFSADLSEACISDDIKDTVNYAEVYGLVKEEMAKPSKLIENAAYRILRRVKEAFPEIGRIEVELAKMNPPVAGQMDQSTVIISE, encoded by the coding sequence ATGAAGACATCTATCGAATTAAAAAATATGTATTTTTTTGCTTACCATGGTGTATTGGAACATGAGACAATTCACGGAAATAATTTTTCCGTGACATTGCGCTTCTCAGCCGATTTATCAGAGGCCTGTATCAGCGATGACATTAAGGATACGGTCAATTATGCGGAAGTATATGGTTTGGTAAAAGAGGAGATGGCAAAACCTTCCAAATTGATTGAAAATGCAGCATACCGTATTTTACGGAGAGTGAAGGAGGCATTTCCGGAGATCGGTCGCATTGAGGTGGAATTGGCAAAAATGAATCCACCCGTTGCCGGGCAAATGGACCAGTCGACAGTGATTATTTCAGAATAA
- a CDS encoding phytoene desaturase family protein yields MQKYDIVIIGSGLGGLLCGAVLSKEGYSVCVLEKNGIPGGCFQGFKRYGRMLDTGVHYIGSMDEGEILHRCFSYLGIMDEIKLVRLDEEGFDRIVYPDKSYSYAMGEERFIETLARDFPYERENLQHYMKMISDIASAVTVDGFKKGRISTSNLDVFSLSAWKTIAGITQNERLRHVLSNPAMLYGGDKLVSTFYIHAMTTSSYLHGSYRFVGSSMQLTDALIRKIEGNGGKVITLAQATAIRCDQNMVSGVEVNNRGLIQAKYVISTMHPMKTLEITDRTTNIRKAYLSRLSSLPNSYGFFTVYLIKKKNADRYINHNIYFYADGQDAWHRTSFPDDKGVVGVLTSMRPNEHDIRYTNVVELLTPMLYQEVEPWKDTLYERRGDDYRQFKERKTEDILRFVRQFDPSVLENTEHIVTTTPLSYRDYTGTPEGSAYGIMKNYQNPLSTLIPIRSKVRNLFFAGQNVNMHGVLGVTLTSLISCSELLGEEYIAKKIGNS; encoded by the coding sequence ATGCAAAAATATGATATTGTCATTATCGGTAGTGGATTAGGCGGATTGCTCTGCGGAGCAGTACTCTCCAAAGAGGGCTATTCGGTATGCGTGCTTGAGAAAAATGGCATACCGGGTGGCTGTTTTCAAGGATTCAAGCGTTACGGACGCATGCTGGATACCGGTGTGCACTATATCGGGAGCATGGATGAAGGTGAGATTTTGCACCGCTGTTTCTCTTATCTGGGCATTATGGATGAGATCAAACTTGTCCGTTTGGATGAAGAGGGTTTCGACCGGATTGTCTATCCCGACAAGTCCTATTCCTATGCGATGGGGGAAGAACGGTTTATTGAGACTCTCGCCAGAGACTTTCCGTACGAGAGGGAAAACCTGCAACATTATATGAAAATGATCTCGGATATTGCAAGTGCGGTGACTGTAGATGGATTCAAGAAAGGTAGGATTTCAACCTCAAATCTGGATGTGTTTTCTCTCTCGGCCTGGAAGACCATTGCCGGGATCACTCAAAATGAACGCCTGCGCCATGTGCTTTCGAATCCGGCCATGCTCTACGGCGGTGACAAACTGGTGTCTACCTTTTATATTCATGCAATGACCACATCGTCTTACCTGCATGGTTCCTACCGTTTTGTAGGGAGTAGCATGCAACTGACAGACGCTCTTATACGCAAGATTGAGGGTAATGGCGGAAAAGTGATTACACTTGCGCAGGCTACAGCGATCCGTTGTGACCAGAATATGGTGAGTGGGGTGGAGGTGAACAACCGGGGACTGATTCAGGCAAAGTATGTCATATCTACGATGCATCCGATGAAAACACTCGAAATCACAGATAGAACCACCAACATCCGTAAGGCATACCTGTCGAGACTGAGTTCATTGCCCAATTCCTATGGTTTTTTCACCGTGTACCTGATCAAGAAAAAAAATGCTGATCGATATATCAATCATAATATCTATTTTTATGCCGATGGGCAGGATGCATGGCACAGGACATCTTTTCCGGATGATAAGGGTGTGGTTGGTGTATTGACCTCGATGCGTCCCAATGAACATGATATCCGGTATACCAATGTGGTAGAATTGCTCACGCCAATGCTTTACCAAGAAGTAGAACCGTGGAAAGATACCCTTTATGAGCGGCGCGGTGATGATTACCGGCAATTCAAGGAACGGAAAACCGAAGATATTCTCCGGTTTGTCAGACAGTTTGATCCCTCTGTTCTGGAGAATACGGAGCACATAGTGACTACGACTCCACTGTCGTACCGTGACTATACCGGTACACCCGAAGGTTCGGCATATGGCATAATGAAAAATTACCAGAATCCGCTTTCCACGCTTATTCCGATACGTAGCAAGGTGAGAAATCTTTTTTTTGCCGGACAAAATGTAAATATGCACGGTGTGCTCGGGGTGACACTCACATCCCTGATCAGTTGCAGTGAATTGCTGGGCGAAGAATATATTGCAAAGAAAATAGGAAACAGTTGA
- a CDS encoding beta-N-acetylhexosaminidase produces MKINVLFLLLFSLAAQLLRAQATPPIIPLPGSYQEVTGSFLLDSKTTVYINDPSFSDEALFLQKILFDMKRLPLSIQSQPGSRSISLLKENRAGNNKEGYSLKMSPKGVTLSAGDKEGIFRGITSLLHLISASEDNSISCWNIEDAPRYEWRGFMLDESRHFFGKEKVKQLLDWMAFYKLNRFHWHLTDEPGWRIEIKKYPLLGYIGGIGNHSDSDAAPQFYTQEEIREIVQYAAERKIVVIPEIDMPGHARAANRAYPQFSGGGSERYPEFTFDPGNEGTYQYLTDILKEVNVLFPSEMIHLGGDEVHFGNGAWNHNEGIKTLMAKHNLKDLSQVEKYFMVRMADSLFAMNNKILAWDEMADISFPSEKTLIFWWRHDQPAQLEKALEKDYKVVLCPRIPYYFDFVQDSTHAVGRRWSGDFADLKKAYSFTPEKWVNGSRLEQVVGMQANLWTEVIATTERFEFMTFPRITALSEAAWGQNNDYDDYLERLKLQIPLYEKGDLYFFNPFNVSQTPEPKR; encoded by the coding sequence ATGAAGATAAATGTGTTATTCTTGCTCCTTTTCTCTTTAGCAGCGCAATTGTTACGAGCACAGGCGACGCCTCCTATAATTCCATTGCCCGGATCCTATCAGGAAGTCACCGGCTCATTTCTATTGGACAGTAAGACAACGGTATACATTAACGATCCATCGTTTTCTGACGAAGCCCTTTTCTTACAGAAAATATTGTTCGACATGAAAAGGTTGCCGCTCTCCATTCAATCCCAACCCGGAAGCCGATCCATATCGTTACTGAAAGAGAATAGAGCCGGAAACAATAAGGAGGGATATTCCCTGAAGATGTCACCCAAAGGTGTCACTCTCTCCGCTGGCGACAAAGAAGGTATTTTCCGGGGAATTACATCGCTGTTACATCTCATTTCTGCATCTGAAGACAATTCGATCTCCTGCTGGAATATTGAAGATGCGCCGCGCTATGAGTGGCGTGGGTTTATGCTGGATGAATCACGGCATTTTTTCGGTAAGGAAAAGGTAAAACAGCTATTGGACTGGATGGCTTTTTACAAACTGAACCGTTTCCATTGGCATTTGACCGATGAACCCGGCTGGCGCATAGAAATAAAAAAATACCCTCTTCTTGGCTATATCGGCGGAATAGGAAATCATAGTGATAGTGATGCCGCACCACAGTTCTACACACAGGAAGAGATAAGGGAGATTGTGCAATATGCTGCAGAGCGGAAGATAGTGGTAATTCCCGAGATCGACATGCCGGGACATGCCCGTGCTGCCAACCGTGCCTATCCCCAATTCAGCGGCGGAGGATCGGAAAGATATCCTGAATTTACTTTTGATCCGGGAAATGAAGGTACATATCAATATCTTACCGATATCCTGAAAGAGGTGAATGTGCTCTTTCCTTCGGAAATGATCCATCTGGGAGGCGACGAAGTGCATTTCGGTAATGGGGCATGGAATCATAATGAAGGGATTAAAACCCTTATGGCAAAACATAATTTGAAGGATTTATCGCAGGTGGAAAAATATTTTATGGTGCGTATGGCTGACTCTCTTTTTGCCATGAACAATAAGATACTGGCATGGGACGAGATGGCTGATATATCGTTCCCTTCTGAAAAAACTTTGATTTTTTGGTGGCGACACGACCAACCCGCACAGTTGGAAAAAGCACTTGAGAAAGATTATAAGGTGGTTTTATGTCCGAGAATACCCTATTATTTTGATTTTGTACAGGATTCTACCCATGCTGTCGGTCGCCGATGGAGCGGTGACTTTGCAGATCTGAAGAAGGCATATTCCTTCACTCCGGAAAAATGGGTGAATGGAAGTCGTCTTGAGCAGGTTGTCGGTATGCAGGCCAATTTGTGGACAGAAGTCATAGCGACAACCGAAAGGTTTGAATTTATGACTTTTCCCCGTATCACTGCCTTATCCGAAGCAGCATGGGGGCAGAATAACGATTATGATGATTATCTGGAACGGCTGAAGTTGCAGATCCCGCTGTATGAAAAGGGGGATCTCTATTTCTTCAATCCTTTTAATGTATCACAAACCCCTGAACCAAAGCGTTGA
- a CDS encoding gamma carbonic anhydrase family protein: protein MPLIKSVRGFTPEIGENTYMAENATIIGDVIIGRDCSIWFNTVLRGDVNSIRIGDRVNIQDGTVIHTLYQKSVSIIGNDVSIGHNAVIHGAEVKDGALIGMGAIVLDHAVVGEGAIIAAGSVVLSGTQVEPGSIYAGVPAKFVKKVDPEQSKEMNQKIAGNYLMYASWFTSDPRT, encoded by the coding sequence ATGCCCCTTATAAAATCAGTTCGCGGTTTCACACCTGAAATCGGTGAAAACACTTATATGGCAGAAAATGCCACTATCATCGGAGATGTGATCATCGGCCGTGATTGCAGTATCTGGTTCAATACCGTGTTGCGCGGTGATGTGAACTCTATTCGTATCGGAGACCGGGTGAACATACAGGATGGTACAGTTATTCATACCTTGTATCAGAAGTCGGTATCAATCATCGGGAATGATGTATCCATCGGTCATAATGCAGTTATCCACGGTGCTGAAGTGAAAGACGGTGCACTTATTGGCATGGGCGCTATCGTGCTCGATCATGCTGTGGTAGGCGAAGGGGCCATCATCGCTGCCGGCTCTGTAGTGCTCAGCGGTACACAAGTGGAACCCGGCAGCATCTATGCCGGTGTACCGGCCAAGTTCGTCAAGAAGGTCGATCCGGAGCAATCCAAGGAGATGAACCAGAAAATAGCCGGCAACTATTTAATGTACGCAAGTTGGTTCACCTCAGATCCACGAACTTGA
- a CDS encoding phenylacetate--CoA ligase family protein: MKHHTHIQFETADTIRRFQEKLLVENIGYLAVRSPFYQRMFAENNIDFRKIQTLEDLRHLPTTDKVDLQKHNHDFICVDRSEIIDYVTTSGTLGEPVMFALTNNDLDRLAYNEYLSFSTAGCSAADVMQLMTTLDRRFMAGLAYYMGARMLGAGIIRVGNGIPQLQWDSIRTVKPTFCMVVPSFLLKLIDYAEQNGIDYNASSLKKAICIGENLRNPDLTLNTLGQRIHEKWHVPMLLSTYASTEMQASFTECEHQNGGHQQPELIITEFLDDAGNPVPEGEPGEVTITTLGVTGMPLLRFRTGDICCHYTSPCACGRNSIRLSPLVGRKGQLIKFKGTSLYPPALYDVLDNIPQVKDYIIDVYTNDLGTDEIVVRVGCEHPSEKFEKELKDLFRSRVRVAPTIQFASPEYIAKIKYPETSRKAIKFVDLR; encoded by the coding sequence ATGAAACATCATACTCATATTCAGTTTGAAACAGCAGATACCATCAGGAGATTTCAAGAGAAATTACTGGTAGAAAACATCGGATATCTGGCAGTACGTTCGCCATTTTATCAAAGGATGTTTGCCGAAAACAATATCGATTTTCGAAAAATCCAAACGCTGGAAGATCTGCGTCACCTGCCCACTACCGATAAGGTTGATCTGCAAAAGCATAATCATGATTTTATCTGCGTGGATCGTTCGGAGATAATCGATTATGTCACCACATCCGGTACTTTGGGTGAACCGGTGATGTTTGCCCTGACCAATAACGATCTCGACCGGCTGGCTTATAATGAGTATCTTTCTTTTTCTACAGCCGGCTGTTCGGCAGCCGATGTGATGCAGTTGATGACCACGCTCGATCGTCGGTTTATGGCCGGATTGGCGTATTATATGGGTGCCCGTATGCTTGGTGCGGGAATTATACGGGTTGGAAACGGAATACCACAACTGCAATGGGATAGTATTCGTACCGTTAAACCCACATTTTGTATGGTGGTACCCTCGTTTCTGCTCAAACTGATTGACTATGCCGAGCAGAACGGTATCGATTATAATGCAAGTTCGTTAAAGAAAGCTATCTGCATCGGCGAGAATCTCCGCAATCCCGATCTCACGCTGAATACGTTGGGACAGCGTATCCATGAGAAATGGCATGTACCCATGCTCTTGAGTACTTATGCTTCGACCGAGATGCAGGCATCGTTTACCGAATGTGAGCATCAGAACGGTGGACATCAGCAACCCGAACTGATTATCACCGAGTTTCTGGATGATGCCGGGAATCCGGTACCCGAAGGAGAACCGGGAGAAGTTACCATTACTACCTTGGGTGTTACAGGGATGCCCCTTTTACGATTCCGGACGGGAGACATTTGCTGTCATTACACTTCGCCTTGTGCATGCGGGCGGAACAGCATCCGGTTGAGTCCTCTCGTAGGGAGGAAAGGCCAACTAATCAAATTTAAAGGCACTTCGCTCTATCCGCCGGCGCTTTACGATGTGCTCGACAATATACCACAAGTAAAGGATTATATTATAGATGTCTATACCAATGATCTGGGTACTGATGAGATCGTGGTGCGGGTGGGTTGCGAGCATCCTTCGGAAAAGTTTGAAAAGGAATTGAAAGATCTCTTCCGCTCCCGTGTGCGGGTAGCACCCACTATCCAGTTTGCTTCTCCGGAGTATATTGCCAAAATTAAGTATCCCGAAACGAGCCGGAAGGCAATCAAGTTCGTGGATCTGAGGTGA
- a CDS encoding aminopeptidase P family protein, whose product MKTTEIPKRLSAIRQFMEEKQLDLFIVPSTDAHLSEYPPKHWESRKWISGFTGSAGTAVVAKDKAGVWTDSRYFLQAADELKDTGFELFKMGQPDTPDMTDWIIEQAGTGGTVGIDGLVYAASDAKALKTKLDAKGIRLETSLDPFATIWKDRPEIPENKVFTLPDSVAGEPVTSKIARINAELKKVDADGLIIVTLDAVAWTFNLRGNDVDYNPVAVAYGYVSEKETVLFIDPEKLTDEVAKTYKKQGIKITDYNDIFEYVAGLPENNTVCITGNKINYKLLQTIPSSCKIVDVPSPVDLMKSIKNETELKGFRNAMIKDGVALVKFYMWLEKAVPAGEVTEMTVEEKLHEYRSQQDLFVGDSFGTIAGYAGNGAVIHYHASPATSLQVQPEGLLLIDSGGQYKDGTTDITRTVTVGKLSRQMKKDYTLVLKGHIALATAIYPEGTRGSQLDILARKALWENELTYWHGTGHGIGHFLNVHEGPQSIRMEENPTQLRPGMVTSNEPGVYRANQYGIRIENLIVTQEYKKTKEFGTFYNFETITLCPIDTKPIVKKLLTKNEIKWLNNYHKMVFKKLKRYLNEEERAWLKRKTKAI is encoded by the coding sequence ATGAAGACAACCGAAATTCCCAAAAGACTTTCAGCCATAAGGCAATTTATGGAGGAGAAACAACTCGATCTATTCATCGTTCCCAGTACTGATGCCCATCTGAGTGAGTACCCACCCAAGCACTGGGAATCCAGAAAATGGATCAGCGGCTTTACCGGTTCCGCAGGAACGGCTGTAGTCGCAAAAGATAAAGCAGGTGTATGGACGGATTCGCGCTATTTCCTTCAAGCGGCCGACGAACTGAAAGATACGGGATTCGAATTGTTTAAAATGGGGCAACCGGACACACCCGATATGACGGATTGGATCATTGAGCAGGCCGGCACCGGCGGGACAGTGGGAATCGACGGATTGGTTTACGCAGCCTCCGATGCAAAAGCCCTAAAAACAAAACTCGATGCAAAAGGGATTCGATTGGAAACCTCCCTTGATCCTTTTGCAACCATATGGAAGGATCGTCCGGAAATCCCTGAAAACAAAGTCTTCACTTTGCCTGACAGCGTAGCCGGGGAACCAGTTACGAGCAAGATCGCCCGTATCAATGCCGAATTGAAAAAGGTGGATGCGGACGGCTTGATCATAGTAACCCTCGATGCGGTAGCATGGACTTTTAATCTTCGGGGAAACGACGTGGATTACAACCCCGTAGCAGTTGCATATGGCTACGTTTCGGAGAAGGAGACAGTACTGTTTATCGATCCCGAAAAGTTGACCGATGAAGTAGCTAAGACGTATAAAAAGCAAGGGATTAAGATTACCGACTATAATGATATTTTCGAATATGTCGCCGGATTACCGGAAAATAACACTGTCTGCATTACCGGTAATAAAATCAATTATAAGTTGCTGCAAACTATCCCTTCCTCATGCAAGATTGTGGACGTACCGTCGCCCGTGGATCTGATGAAGAGCATAAAGAACGAAACTGAATTAAAAGGATTCAGGAATGCCATGATCAAAGACGGTGTGGCACTTGTGAAATTCTATATGTGGCTGGAAAAGGCCGTTCCCGCAGGAGAAGTGACAGAAATGACCGTGGAAGAAAAGTTGCATGAGTATCGTTCTCAACAGGATCTCTTTGTAGGCGACAGTTTCGGCACTATTGCCGGATATGCGGGGAATGGCGCCGTTATTCATTATCATGCTTCTCCCGCAACCTCCCTACAGGTACAGCCGGAAGGATTATTACTGATCGATTCCGGTGGCCAGTACAAAGACGGGACGACCGATATCACCCGCACGGTGACTGTCGGTAAGTTAAGCCGACAGATGAAAAAAGATTATACCCTAGTGTTGAAAGGACATATTGCCCTGGCTACCGCTATCTATCCCGAAGGGACACGTGGGTCGCAACTTGATATCCTTGCCAGAAAAGCACTGTGGGAAAACGAGCTCACTTACTGGCACGGTACCGGACACGGCATCGGACATTTCCTCAACGTTCACGAAGGGCCTCAAAGCATACGTATGGAAGAAAACCCGACTCAGCTCAGGCCGGGAATGGTTACTTCCAACGAGCCGGGGGTATATCGTGCCAACCAGTATGGTATCCGCATAGAGAACCTGATTGTCACACAAGAGTACAAGAAGACCAAAGAGTTCGGTACTTTTTATAATTTTGAAACCATCACGCTTTGTCCTATCGACACCAAACCGATAGTCAAAAAGCTACTCACCAAAAATGAGATCAAATGGCTCAACAATTATCATAAAATGGTGTTCAAAAAACTCAAAAGATATCTGAACGAAGAGGAAAGAGCATGGCTGAAGCGTAAAACAAAAGCGATATAA